AGAGCAGGAGGCCATGTAAGCTTCTTATGAGAacttgttgattttttttgtgtccatgGGTCAAATGTTGTGAAAAATCTAGATTTCGTCACATTTCTAGAtaagtttcttcttcttcattacTCACAAACTTCAACGCTCAGATAGTAAAGCACGgttcgcttttttttttaaagctttttgttTCAATTTGTGCcacaaaagaggaaatgaataCCGTATGACTCATTTTGAATGTTGTAAAGCACAATTAATGTACAcgttttttataataaatattttgtaataGAAAACATAGTGTCATGTTCATTTATGCATCAACATCTCAGATTCGTTCCCTGCAAGTTCTCTACTGTCATCCAGCACAGCATGCAGCTACTGAGCTCGTTGACACCTTTAACTCTTAAGTCTGGAGCTGCAATGCACTGGGCGCTACGATGAGGCAGAGCATTATGCATGCATCTGCAggtacaattaaaaaaataagtaaagcTCACAGTATTTGCTCACAGAGCAGCTACAAATACTTTGGAAAGGCAGTGGTGGAGTATTCAGATCAGATTTTTCTGAACTGAAACTAGAGCTGCTGCaaagtagaaatactgtgtTAGAAGTTAGTCAAAAGTAAAATGTACTTATAGAATCAAAAGTGGAAGTACTCCTTGTTCAGAATATCCCCTTCCTGTTCTATTGTTTCTGGTGCTTTGGTATGTGAGCAGCTTTTATATGTTGCAGCTGACTGAGCATGAGCTAATGTTCACTATTTATattaatcaatctttatttatatagcaccaattcataacagcgttatctctctctccataaagaacaggtcaagaccaaactctttaattaaaagacccaacgattcaggaattaaggattcaagaatccccacatgagcaaacatcagatgtcatattaggcaacagtggcaggaaacctcgaacagaaccaggctcagacaggctcagaggtgggcagctttctgtcggggtccgtgttgggtggaggttggagagagagagagggagagagagagagagagagagagagagagagagagaaaagaaaccgcaaccaaaatactaacagcaactatagtactgactataggaatgtgactaatagttagcaatatggtaactGGTGTGGTCTATATGGTTTGGTTGTTTAATCTATAAcaccacacacatcacaccactttttaaaaagcatagTATAATAATTGAATGTAAAACAGAAGAGGCAGTGGTGGAAACAGTATTCGGATTGTTAACAAAGTGTATAACgctctttttaatgtcttttgaaCATACATATGTGTTCCAGGTGTGCCAACATACCACCAAACTCTGAgtaaagaccatcctctctctttttatctccCTCCGTCTTTCGGTAAATGCaagtgaaaacatgctgtttagatttggctcccctaATGATGTCATAGGGGGATCTATTGATAATGTGACGTCCCCCAGCCCTGTAGCAGGCCGACTGTCCGCGTCCACTGAGAAATTCACAAGTCTACCTCACTGTCTGCcactgttttctcctcactAACATCAGCTCCCGGAAACACGAGGATGTCTAAGgcgagagagcagcagcagatcgttctgttcctctaaaacggaccgttcagacagaggctgaaaacgcGTCTCttatgaggggaaaaaaagtgttttttgagCATTAAACCATGTGAACCTGTTTTAGTGTGACCTCCAAATGCAAGTAcgaactttaaaatgagcagaacatgggagctttaaataaaaatactaatataTCTGGatctaaaattattttattacaagTGAAAGCTTTGATATGCTTTGAGAAAATGTCCTCCGTGACTGACATATTGTTATGTGTGACATTATGAGGTTGTTCAcactgatgtgtctgtgtgcaacTACTTTGTATAGTTtgtttagtccagtggttcccagccTCAGAGTCGGGCCCCCTTGAAGGGTGACGGGTGAAGGTCATGAGATTAAtcagagaaggaagaagaaaaaagttctGTTACATAAATTTGTATCCGGTTTCGGACTGGATTGTTTGGCCTCTTTGTTCCTGGAACAGTTATTTTTGATAAAACCCCCTCAACAGCTCAGAGGGGAAATGTCTCTTTCATGAAAACTGCTGACAACAAACGGCTTTACGTGCACACAAAAGGCTGGGAACCACCAGTCTAACCTTTATCAACGCATTGTATTCTATAAGCTTATTACTGTATTTGTAactatattttataataattctATATAATTTCAATACAATTGACTTGTAACTTCAGCTGTCACATTAATGTAGTGCGGTACAAAGCGCAATCTTTCCTTCTGAGATATGAAGAAGAAGCATAAAGTCTAACTTAAGAAGGATGCTCAAGGACAAGTATCTCTATATTGTACTTTAACACATTACTTGAGTCTTGTATCGTACTGTGTCTGTCCCACATAGCAGACAAGTCTGGGCCAGATCTGGCGTCAAACCGGCACTGCTGGCAGGCTGCTGGCATGGCAAGTGGTGTTTATATAATGGCATGCCACATGTGGTCCGATTGTGGTTGAGCTTCTGTCGCCCATATCTGTCTCATATGAACAGGCACGGATCTGTTCTCTTAAGTGTGAACCACAAAGAATTGTTAAGTcttacttttaaaatgtttttctaccTCTACTGGTGTCTCACACACCACCACCCTGCTCCTAATTCAATTTAGTCTTTCAGAGTTTATCGCAATTAAGTGCATTCAAACTCATAAACACATTGTATTCCACACTATATTTTGGTTGTTAAGCATACCTCAGACACTTTGGCCTTTTAACCACTTTTAACATTTAGAGGCCATTTCCAAAAAACCATAAAACCCCCTCAAACATCAAAAAGACCTACTGTGGATTTTATTCAGCCTAATTATCCTGATGTTCAGCTTCAGGCCTCAGTTGTTCAGTCTGGAGACACGAGCACAgccacagcgccacctagtggaaGCAGGGCCCAGTGCAGCGCATTGTCTCGCTGCTTTGTGTCCAGCACTCCGTGTGAAGGCTACACTGTTGCGTCAAGTCTGTCACAGAAAGGCGGGTACACGGAAGTTTGGCAATTTGTCCTTCAAAGTAAAGCACCTGCTTTCCACAATAATGGCTTAGGTCACGACGACTGTGCCATTTTTTCACCTGCCTGCGTTTCTCACTACAAACCGAAGAGCTCCACTTGTTTTTCAGCCCGCTTCTCTACTATTTCTATCCCTTGGCGCCGCAGTGAATTTCATTAcggattttattttgaaaaatgatcaGTCGGGCTTTCCGGTTTTTCGTGTGAATTGGCAAATTTGTAAGACGTTACAATGTGCGACGTGACATTTCGTTGACGTTTGATGAACCAAAACAATCCGGCGTGGATCTAATAAAAGTGCGTGGGCGTCCACCGTGGGGGCCACGCCTGAAAGGTTTTCAGATGACAGTCCGACAGCGAAGCGCGTCCGTGCGGTAAAACTTCCAGCTGGTTGAGCGCAGCTTCTTGTGCTCGTCTGTGTTTCttactcccccccccaccccccactgcCCGGCGGGTTTGGGTTTCTAGATTTGCCGTCAgtccttttttctcttgtttgttttatttaaacactCTAAATCCAACTTTAGTGGCACCTTAAGATTTGTGCGCAAACACGGTGAAACTTTTAGTGCGTTTTCCGGCTGGACGTGACGGGCGCCCGACAGCTGCACGGActcgtctgtctgtccgtctgttcTCCCTCCAAAAGCAGAGACGATCGTCGCCCGTGGGTTGCTTGTGAGTCCCGTGTGAAACTGTACGTGCATGTTGCTGTAGTTGTCCTTATTTAGTGTCATCGGCCCACAGAGAGGTCATTGTTTATTTAAGTGAGATGGTAAATGTGCAAAGCTCTCAAGCTCTTTGTCTTATTACAGCACATTGGCTTTTGCAGTATATGATAACTGCACGCCTATTGCATACTTGAATATGTAGCCATGTTTGCAGTTCTAATATTCTAGCATTCccctttctgtttttgtgtgtgtttcgaAACGGATCCCCTCTGTGAAATTCTGTCTGCGCACACTTCTCAGAAACCTGCCGTGTCCTCACACCTGCCAGCACCTCTGCTCTGTGGCGTGTTTGCATGTTAGAAGAAAAAAGTAGCAACATCGCACAGCCACTGTACAAGTGTGTGCATGACTAAGGGGAACTGTGCTTTCCGTCTAAACCCACTCCACTGTTGCCTCATCCAGTGACACGACACCATGTGAGTTACGTGTGAGTTTATAAAGCCTCAGCTTTCCAAGGGGAGACTTTCAACACTGCACTCTCACATGGCtgactgatgcacacacacacacacacacacacacacacacacactcattcagagCAGTGTTGATAAGCTGACAACCATTTTTGATCTCTCTGTTTaatgttttggtctccacaGTAGATGATCATGGACGTGGATCTTGATGGATTATTTGCCCATAACACCACCTATGACTACGAGGACTATGAGTACAAGGAGGACTTTGAGTCAAAAGGCAGTATAGCGGTGCTGATCCCGGTTCTGTACTCCGCGGAGTTGGTCATAGGTCTGCTGGGAAATGGACTACTCTTGGCCATTCTGGTTCAGAAGAGGCGATCCTGGAGTGCATCAGACACCGTTATCCTCTACTTGAGTGTCGCAGacgtcctgctgctgctgacgctGCCCCTCTGGGCTGCTCAGGCTGCTCAGAGTTGTGGGTGGTGCTTCGGGGTCATTCTCTGCAAGATCAGTAgagctgtttttaatgtaagTACCAAGGTGGTGTGAAGAACAGGCTGGGACTGGAAAGCGAAAGGGAGATCTTTTCAGTGATCTGACTAGATCTATTCTAGGCAGTTGGTTGTGATGGATTGTGTTTGGCTGTATGCCATTAGTTTCTGTTTAATCAAGACTCTTGGCAGGCAAGGGTCATTGTACTTGATACTGTTATTGAGCAAGCACACAGTGATATTCACATTTCTTCAAGTATCTCAGTATTTctgggaagaggagaggggggaaacGGGGTAGAGGAGAAGTGAAAGTTAAGAGGTGAAAATACTACATCACAGCTTaaattttccttttgtttttcctagCTCAACTACTACTGTGGGATCCTTTTGCTCATTTGCATCAGTCTGGACCACTACCAGTCCATCACCCACGCCACCCAGCAGTACGCCCAGAAGACGCCCAGGTTAGCTCATATCAAGTGCTTGCTGGTCTGGCTCACTTCCCTGCTCCTCGTCATCCCTGACTTCATTTTCATGGTAGTTGTGAAAGATCCAGCACAAGAGAAGGCACTTCTCTGCTTTGACAGCTTCTCGCTGGTGGGACGCCTTCTCCACCACACACTGGGCTTCCTGCTGCCTACGGCCGCCCTGATCATCTGCTGCTCCCGCATCCTGCTGCGCTCCAAAGGCCTCCAGAAGGAGAGATCCACCATattcatcctgctgctggtagtggttttctttctctgctggaCGCCCTACAACATCACACTCATTGTGGACACCCTCAGGAACAGGTCCCAGGAACTCGGAGATCCTCTGAAAACACCTCTAATGGTCACGTCGGCTCTGGGCTGCTTTCACGCCTGCCTCAGGCCTTTGCTCTATGTTGGCCTGTGTGGAAACTTCAGGAAACACACGCTGGCCATGCTGAGATGTGCCACAGTTGAATCTGAGAGCTCGCTGTGGGAGTTGGGTGTGGCCAACGAAGCCCCACCTGACCAGAGTCATGAGAGGGAAGAGCTGAAACAGATGACAAGTGTAGATCATCAGGTGCAATCAACTCAGTGCTGATGATGAATGGGCAAAAATACCGTCCTGTGACTCTAAATTCCGTCTATGACCTAAATAACACTCCTGCCCTGTGGGGAATTTAGTGTTAAGTCATTTCATGGGTTGAGGGAGTAGGGGAGTATTTTCTGTCTAATGATGAGGAATAGATATATCTTGTGACTCCCTCACATTGCACTTTAATGTGAAGGTACCAAGCCACGTCATGTTGACATATACTGTCCTttaatgtacttttattttgaaatcactGTTGCACAGCATTAGCTTTTAGCTTGTCACtctaaattataaaatttttagaatatttttatggtgtattgtgttttattataattgtgattaatattaatagaaatagtttttccattattttatATGTAGTGAAAAAACATTGAACAATTTTCAGCTATTACACAATCATAATAAAGTTAAAGGTATAATGTTTGAAATGGGAAGAAATATAAGCTCTTGTCCTTGGCAGTGTAGAACTTTATAACTTTATTGCTGATAACGTGTCACAAACggtttcacttttcattttacacCCAGTTATCCTCAGGCAGTAAAGACTGCGTGAATTCCATAATTGCACAGGGAGTGTGTGGATGTCTGTGCAAGACCACAGTGCAGTGAGGGAATTTCCCCTCTGCAAATCCCACAGACTTCTGTCTTTTTGACTTCATTGTTGCAACATATGTGCATTGACTGTAGGACACAGGATGACACAAACAGGTTATGATGTCACCTATCAGGtgacagagagtgagacagaggaggagggggaggaagaaaagaaaaaaacactcactGCACTGCAGCAGCCTTTTCCCAGCTCTCTGTTTACTGTCATCTGGACACTTGTATGTCTGTTGAGAGGGAACAGTgacatgctttgtgtgtgtgggcatttGACAGGAAAAACGAGTGTAGTGTAGGTGGCGAGATGAGTCGaagacaaaatgacaacacaTTTTATGCAGAGCTCTAATTCTGTGGTTTCAGCTCTAAGCTGCCATGCAGGTTATGGCATGCCAGCCACACCCGCCTACAGGGCTCAAGGTGAGACAATAAGATGTAAACCTATATAAATGTGGCATGAAATAAAGTGTACTCTCACAATTGAGTGTTCTTTTAGAAACTCCACGTGCAGTAGCTTCACCCAAGAAAAGAAACTGTTACCATCATCTAAGGCCCCCTaatttccttcctctttccGCTTTACCTAGAATGGTGTTGAAGTTCATTTATAGTCGAAGACTCGCTGAAAGTCTGAGAAATGCTGGTTGACAAGACAAGCTGGTTGTCAAGGTAACAGCAGTCACACGTCAAGCTTATAGCATTACTGGTTATATTTAATCTTGAGTATTGCATCAAATTAAAGGGTTATTTCCTGCATCAGAGCTAACCTGCCAACTagatttctctcttctctcgcttctcagtacaaacacaaaccttgtacacacactgagtcatTAAGTTGCAGAAGCATTTTGCATCGTgacaactttatttaaaacaaaaccagcaCATGTTGacgacacacacagtgactgaaCCAGTAGGACTACTGTGGATACACGGCCTGTTGGAATCCAACTTTAAACATTACTTGCTGTAGTCAAATGTGTGGTTCTCATGTAAATTATCAATGAGACATGACAATGAGTTATGCTTTTATAGTCATCGTGTGCGTATTGGTTGATTTGGAGACGACTGCCTCATGTCACAGCATTGCTCTGTACTCTGCCTAAACCACATCAGTGAGGATGTGCAGCCACCTTCTTGTCATTTTGCTTCAGTTTCCTGTCACAAAGTTATATTTCCACTGAAACTGCTGCATGCGGTTTTTGCAttattaaatgctgtttttggaTGTATTCTATGTGGTCCCCTGGTCGTAAGAATCTATTAGAAAGTGCAACAAgttaatttattaaaatctcTCAGATGTTTAGTTCATATAGACAGAAAGAGATGTTGCATTATCTAaattctgcaaaaacaaatttgtgATGTTATCTTCCATCTGTGTTGCAGcatgtgtatacagtatatattgaCTGATTTTATAACCCTTCTACTGGGTATAATGATAATACTGTGTAATATAATAAAGGTTACAAGTTAGAAAAcccacagtaaaataaaaacataaatccCATAATCCACAAGACTTAAATaaagtctctgtgtgtttggattatggaataaaacaaatacataattacaaaagaaacaaataatacAAGTGGGAGCCATAACATCTTGGCTGGCTCCTTGCTTACAGTGGAGGCTGCCTTATACTAAGGTCATTAAAAAAACTGGATCTGGTCTCTGTGAAATGAGCAAAGCAAAGGCTTTTGTGACCAGCCACCAGCCAAACTCTGTACAATTGTCaaggtaaaataaaagcaacagaatttcatatttgatttattcacATAACTGTAAGTTTATACCATTTTCTAAGAGTTGTTTTAAGGCTGCCCATCCTATCTCAAGAACAcctttcttcaaatttggcacaaacatccactttGACTCAAGGATGTACTGATTAGTTTTTGGTGCTCAAAGATCACTGTGACCtgacaaaacatgtttttggccataactcaagaattcatacGCTAATTAGGCAAAAAAATTCtcacaaatgtctaataggataaaatCATGAAGTGATGATATTTTATATCCAGAATGTCAAAGGTTAGCTTGACAGAAACATCacaatgttctgcaaaaacacttttggtGTCATTATTCACCACCATAATTCAGGACTGTGCCTTCTTTCACATTTGGTCAGATACTGAATCTTTGGCACTGATCTTGGGTGCTCACCTTGAAACTCTGGTGATCGCATCAATCTGTGCTGCATATCAATGCTAAATGGCACCTTTCTAGTGTTTTCAGTCACTCATTTACTGCATTCACATATGATTCATACAGTGGGGTCTTGCACTATCATGCCAGGGGGGCGGGGGAGATCATCAGTGGGAGAATaaccagtcacacacacacactcacatgccgAAGTTTTTGGGAGCAGTTTGGGGTTCaatgtcttgctcaaggacacttcgacaagTGGACTGGAAGCACCGGGGGTCGACCTGCTCTACCCCCTGAGCCATGGTGTTTGTGAAGCATCCATGTTTTCAAATTTGTAGTTTCTTTGCAGCAACATCCACATTTGAAGGATTGTCTACTGTCATGGTTCCAACTTTGTGTTCAATTAGAATTGAAAAGATTGTACACACGAAATCTGACTCTGTCTTAAGTTTCTCTCAATGAACTTacacattacaaataaaaaaaatcttcacaaTTCTGCTGTCTGTCCACTGTTGCTGTACTGTGATGTTGAAAACACACTGGTTGATGATTCAAATAcacttttattctttatttgacCATGCCATGTACAAAGATACAAtgcaatatacagtatatttatggtataaaatatgtaaaaaaaaatgtaaatgttatatttctgctctgtaagaaaaacaaatctacaAGTAGCTTAAAAGCATATGACCTCCAATCCAAGacatacaaaatattttttgtcaaatggtcatgttcatgttcagcAACTAATGCTATAGCAACTAggaaactgaaaagaaagatCGTCTGTTACAGGTTGTATAACACAGGAAATATACAGAAACACTCAGTTGTTTATGTCTCTGTCTTCATGTCAGTTTTAGTCAGTTTGTAAGCCTGTTCAGGTTTGTGCATGAACCTGTTAATATGGTTATGTCTCTCTAGATAGCAATGGAGTTGGAGGTGTCAGCAGACTCGGACCAAATGgagcttcttctgctgctgacGGCAGATTTAAATGTGGCACTTGTTTTCAGCCTGCAGCCCAGAGACCTCAGGATGTCCACAAGCTGACGCCGGAACTTCACACCCACAAAGGCATACAGGATGGGGTTGAGGCTGCAGTGGAGGTAACCCACGGAGGAGGTGATCACCTTTGCTTTCTCCAGAGAATTTCTGACTCCACAGGTCTCGCTGCTGTTGTTGGAATGAAGTGTGTCCACCATGAGTGTGATGTTGTATGGCAtccagcagagaaagaaaaccaCCACCACAGCCATGATGACCCTGAAAGCTTTCTGCTTTTGGAGGCCCTGGGATCCGGACCGCAGCCGATACAGGATGCGCGAGTAGCAGAAGATCAggacagcagagggcagcaggaaGCCCATCATGTGGTAGAGCAGGCGTGATGCCAGCCGCCAAGTACCTACTGACTCAGCATCAAACTTGAAGTAGTTGCGaacacactctgctctgtgtctTCTTTCATCCTTTGCAGCATCCAGAAAGATCCAGTCAGGGATAGAGAGGATCAGGGAGAAGAGCCACACGCACAAGCAGCTGAGCTGAACGACCCAGGGATTCCTGCGTGAGTACATCTGGGTGGCATGGACGATGGACAAGTAGCGATCCAGGCTGATGCAGGCCAGGAGGAAGATCCCACAGTAGAAGTTGATCTGAGGGTGCAAAGAAATCAGccaaagagaaatgaaaaatcttTATAGCTATTTACTAAAATGCATTTCAATGCAAACCGTTGTAGTGCATCTTTCCTGCAGCACACCCCTTACCGTAAAAACAGCTCCAGTTATCTTGCAGAGAGGAGTGCCAAAGGTCCATCCTCCATCTTGAGTGGCCTGTGCAGCCCACAGAGGCAGCGTCACCAGCAGCAGGACATCAGCCACACCCAGGTGGAGGATAAAAGTGTCTGTCACACTCCAGGTCCTTCTGCTCTGAACCAGAACCCCCAGCAGCACCCCGTTCCCCAGAACACCCACGACAAACGTCACCCAGTACAGAACTGGGATGAACACAGACTCAAAATGCATGCCCTCATCCAGGTTGCATATATCACCCCCATCACAACAATCATCAATTGTGGAATTGTCAACGGTGTCGTTATATAATGCATAAAAATATTCACTGTCTCCTGCATTGAATGTAAACACGTCACTGTGGTCCATCGGTGAACTCTGcacagaaagaagagaaagaaatctATGCATTAATTTGGTTTGAGCATTTGACCTGTGTAGTGTGTTTCATCCACATGGTGGCGTCGTTTagctttaaatatataatctctcagtctgtcttccTTCCTTATCTGTGGTTATTTATATGTGGTAAGTACATTTCTCACCATTCAGTTAATTAACGAACAAGAACTAATCAAACATAACGTAAAGCAAAAGGGAGACAAGCCACCATTATAAGCATTTTaacataaaagcaaaatatgttttgatgtCCTGAGTGCTATTCTGAattataaaatctgaaaaataaatttgaaaaaaagtcaaataaaagaaTCCTGAAGCTGAAAATTTAAATCTACTATCGGCTAatcattgttttctgttcaaagCTCTGACGGCAGCATCCTGAGTGAGGTGTATCTGTGCTAATAACGTTTTGGGAGACTATAAAAAAACGGGAAACCTCAGCACATCCAACCTGTCTGTGACAAAAGTGTGCATTAGCCAGTCTGTGCTCTCTGGGCAGGACCATAGAAGTCCTTTGAAGAAGGAAGAAAAGCCCTTTTGTCTGTTAAATGTAAGGCGAAGATGAAATACCACCATCTTGACTGTGGTGTACAATAAAAAGTAAGTAATAAAACGTAAGGTAAGTAAGGTTTTGTGGTATAATGCCTGATGGATTTATGATTTTGTACAAACCAGCATGATGTCATCTCACTGTTCATCTGGAGAAAGTCAGAGCCAAATTCatattcaaggattcaaggattcaaagaactttatttgtcataccaacacgTGTTTAaacatggggaggtacgaaattactGCTGCTAAAATTGTTCGTGCCACTATATGTGGAAGAGAAACTGACATTTTCCAAGAGGAAGCATGTCTAAATTCACAGCTTGCAGCAAAATACGAGGCACAAAATGCTGCCACTTTTCAGTGAATGGCAGCACAGTCAAGCTACAAACCACAGTGTAACGCAGTGTGGTCTCTCAGTGTGAATTACAAGTGTTTGAACAAGCACCAAAAAAGGTGATCAAAGGTGCGGATAAAATGCTACATCACAATTCAGTTTATGCTAATCAGTAATTTAGTTTATAAGGTAAAGATCATGCACACAAAGTAGGTGATTCACAGATATGGAGTGAAACCCTCAAATTAGACACAGTGATATAAGCATGTGAATTAAAATCTTGGTAAAAGACTAATACATGCATTATCTGAAAATGAGACTTGAAGTAAAAACTTACTGAATTGTAACCCTGTGATATTGTTTTCTCCTCAGCGAGCAGGTTCATGTGGCCAGTGAGCACAAATGAGCTCTAGTGATCCTGTGCTGCCAAGAACAGCCCCTGTAAATTCAATTCAGAGGAAGCCCAGAAGACAAGGCAAGAAAGCAACGCCTCAAACCACACTGTGAAACCTTTCAGCATTTTACATTGAGGAGCAACACAACCACGCATGATTTAGGAGAATAAATGTATCATTTTACAACATTATTTTTAAGATGTACttgttgtatatattttatttgaactcATAAAAGTAAAGCTCACATTATTTGCTCACAGAGCAGCTACAAGTGTTGAACTGGGAAAGCAGCATGtggatcagatcagatcagatcagattttaCTGAactaaaactgctgctgctgcaatgtaaatacaataaagtttcattatttctgttGCCTGGGTTACGTAAGCATTGTTGTGTGAGATTTTACTTGTTGCAGCTActttgaaaatacacacacacacacacacacacacacacacacacacaatacacaaagcagcatgatatttttttgttgttgttgctgttttcattcattgaAACACTGATTCAGAGATCTGGAGCAGGGCTGGTATATGGCCAAAACAGACATTAAATGGTTAAATTCTCAGTATGCCCTGTAAAATTGTacttctttaatttttttccccttgtccTTCTGTATTGAAGGGACTTTACGTCAATGtagaaatatgaatatgttgAAAAAGACGTACGCGTATGTGGGCAGGAGACTTTCCAC
The nucleotide sequence above comes from Pempheris klunzingeri isolate RE-2024b chromosome 8, fPemKlu1.hap1, whole genome shotgun sequence. Encoded proteins:
- the cxcr3.1 gene encoding C-X-C chemokine receptor type 3.1 yields the protein MNLLAEEKTISQGYNSSSPMDHSDVFTFNAGDSEYFYALYNDTVDNSTIDDCCDGGDICNLDEGMHFESVFIPVLYWVTFVVGVLGNGVLLGVLVQSRRTWSVTDTFILHLGVADVLLLVTLPLWAAQATQDGGWTFGTPLCKITGAVFTINFYCGIFLLACISLDRYLSIVHATQMYSRRNPWVVQLSCLCVWLFSLILSIPDWIFLDAAKDERRHRAECVRNYFKFDAESVGTWRLASRLLYHMMGFLLPSAVLIFCYSRILYRLRSGSQGLQKQKAFRVIMAVVVVFFLCWMPYNITLMVDTLHSNNSSETCGVRNSLEKAKVITSSVGYLHCSLNPILYAFVGVKFRRQLVDILRSLGCRLKTSATFKSAVSSRRSSIWSESADTSNSIAI
- the LOC139205510 gene encoding C-X-C chemokine receptor type 3-like; translation: MIMDVDLDGLFAHNTTYDYEDYEYKEDFESKGSIAVLIPVLYSAELVIGLLGNGLLLAILVQKRRSWSASDTVILYLSVADVLLLLTLPLWAAQAAQSCGWCFGVILCKISRAVFNLNYYCGILLLICISLDHYQSITHATQQYAQKTPRLAHIKCLLVWLTSLLLVIPDFIFMVVVKDPAQEKALLCFDSFSLVGRLLHHTLGFLLPTAALIICCSRILLRSKGLQKERSTIFILLLVVVFFLCWTPYNITLIVDTLRNRSQELGDPLKTPLMVTSALGCFHACLRPLLYVGLCGNFRKHTLAMLRCATVESESSLWELGVANEAPPDQSHEREELKQMTSVDHQVQSTQC